Proteins from a genomic interval of Neoarius graeffei isolate fNeoGra1 chromosome 24, fNeoGra1.pri, whole genome shotgun sequence:
- the hapln1a gene encoding hyaluronan and proteoglycan link protein 1a, with protein MISIIFLALVCLSLANSAYTAEHRLQIFASPGGNVSLPCHLNRTDGSSFAGIRNRIKWTKLEDINDETDVVVSMGFHKITYGRFQNHVYLQEADENDATLIITNLKLDDFGTYKCEIINWLDDIIVEVELRMGGVIFPYSPRFGRYNMNFHSAEVACLGQGAVVASFEQLYQAWKDGMDWCNAGWLSDGTVQYPITKPREPCGGNIAAGLRSYGHRNKNNSFFDVFCYTAGYNGNVFFVNQKLTFLEAVQACEDDGAELAKVGHMFAAWKLQGYDRCDAGWLADGSVRYPISKPRMKCSPTEAAVRSIGFPEKKHKLYGAYCFTAHQ; from the exons AGCACCGCCTTCAGATCTTTGCCAGTCCTGGTGGGAATGTTAGCTTGCCCTGCCACCTGAACCGTACTGATGGTTCCAGTTTTGCTGGGATCAGAAACAGGATCAAGTGGACCAAGCTTGAGGATATTAATGATGAAACTGACGTGGTGGTTTCTATGGGGTTCCACAAGATCACATATGGACGCTTCCAAAACCATGTATATCTGCAGGAGGCTGATGAAAATGATGCCACTCTGATCATTACCAACCTCAAACTTGATGACTTTGGCACATACAAGTGTGAAATCATCAACTGGCTGGATGacatcatcgtggaggtggagctTAGAATGGGTG GAGTTATATTCCCGTACTCCCCACGTTTCGGCCGTTACAACATGAACTTCCACAGTGCCGAGGTGGCCTGCTTGGGGCAGGGTGCTGTGGTGGCGTCATTCGAGCAGCTCTACCAGGCCTGGAAAGATGGGATGGACTGGTGCAACGCTGGCTGGCTGAGTGATGGAACCGTACAGTACCCCATCACCAAACCCAGAGAGCCATGTGGGGGCAACATTGCTGCTGGACTCAGGAGTTACGGTCATCGTAACAAAAACAACAGCTTCTTTGATGTTTTCTGCTACACCGCTGGATACAATG GAAATGTGTTCTTCGTGAATCAGAAACTGACCTTCCTTGAGGCCGTGCAGGCCTGTGAGGATGATGGAGCTGAGCTGGCGAAGGTTGGGCACATGTTCGCTGCCTGGAAGCTGCAGGGTTACGACCGTTGtgatgctggctggctggctgatgGTAGTGTGAGATACCCCATCTCCAAGCCAAGGATGAAGTGCAGCCCCACAGAAGCAGCCGTACGTTCCATCGGATTTCCCGAAAAAAAGCACAAGCTCTATGGTGCCTACTGTTTCACAGCTCACCAGTAA